Proteins encoded by one window of Gemmatimonadales bacterium:
- the hslV gene encoding ATP-dependent protease subunit HslV produces MDTIRATTILCVRKDGHVAMGGDGQVTVGETVLKAHAQKVRVLKGGKALAGFAGGAADALTLFEKFEEKMERYPGNLARAAVELAKDWRSDRVLRRLEAQLAVADRDKGLLVTGNGDVIEPDDGILAIGSGGSYALAAARALVAHAPLTAREIVTQSLEIAADICIFTNRNLSIVELE; encoded by the coding sequence ATGGACACGATACGCGCCACCACGATCCTCTGCGTCCGGAAGGACGGCCACGTCGCGATGGGCGGTGACGGCCAGGTCACCGTCGGCGAGACGGTGCTCAAGGCGCACGCCCAGAAGGTTCGCGTCCTCAAGGGCGGCAAGGCGCTCGCCGGCTTCGCCGGCGGGGCGGCCGACGCGCTGACCCTGTTCGAGAAGTTCGAGGAGAAGATGGAGCGGTACCCCGGCAACCTGGCGCGGGCGGCCGTCGAGCTGGCGAAGGACTGGCGCAGCGACCGGGTGCTGCGGCGGCTCGAGGCGCAGCTGGCCGTAGCCGACCGTGACAAGGGGCTGCTGGTCACCGGGAACGGCGACGTGATCGAGCCCGACGACGGCATCCTGGCCATCGGATCCGGCGGCAGCTACGCCCTGGCGGCGGCGCGGGCGCTCGTGGCGCACGCCCCGCTCACCGCCCGCGAGATCGTGACGCAGAGCCTCGAGATCGCAGCCGACATCTGCATCTTCACCAACCGCAACCTGTCCATTGTCGAGCTGGAGTAG
- a CDS encoding tyrosine recombinase XerC, whose amino-acid sequence MKPEAADFLRWLESERNDSPNTVKAYGRDIAAFSGFLDQYYGGESWTWAGVDRLSIRGFLADAARRGWSKRTMARALSAVRAFYRFLNLHHGVEVNPAKAASTPKLEKRLPGYLDRKAVDRLFALAESRSAENTFRSTRDRAIVELFYSTGMRLSELVGLNLEDLDLVSDQVRVRGKGRKERLLPVGRPAVAALRRYYLRRDEALREVAGAGRRAVAGVARPDRAGGAKQAEVRSAISSGAVFVGERGQRLTPRAVQLLVRRLLDLVSEGQKITTHSLRHSFATHLLDAGADLRAVQELLGHASLSTTQIYTHTSVERLKHVYHQAHPRA is encoded by the coding sequence ATGAAGCCTGAGGCTGCCGACTTCCTGCGCTGGCTGGAGTCGGAGCGCAACGACTCGCCCAACACCGTGAAGGCGTACGGGCGGGACATCGCGGCGTTCTCGGGCTTCCTCGACCAGTACTACGGCGGCGAGAGCTGGACGTGGGCGGGCGTGGACCGGCTGTCGATCCGCGGGTTCCTCGCCGACGCCGCGCGGCGCGGATGGTCGAAGCGCACGATGGCGCGGGCGCTGTCGGCGGTCAGGGCGTTCTACCGGTTCCTGAACCTGCACCACGGGGTGGAGGTGAATCCGGCCAAGGCCGCCAGCACGCCGAAGCTGGAGAAGCGGCTGCCCGGCTATCTCGACCGGAAGGCGGTCGACCGCCTGTTCGCGCTGGCGGAGTCCCGCAGCGCCGAGAACACCTTCCGCTCGACGCGCGACCGCGCCATCGTGGAGTTGTTCTATTCCACCGGCATGCGCCTCTCGGAGCTGGTGGGCCTCAACCTGGAGGACCTCGACCTGGTGTCGGACCAGGTGCGCGTCCGCGGCAAGGGCAGGAAGGAGCGCCTGCTGCCGGTGGGCCGGCCCGCCGTCGCCGCGCTGCGGCGCTACTACCTGCGGCGCGACGAGGCGCTGCGGGAGGTCGCGGGCGCCGGGCGTCGTGCGGTGGCTGGCGTCGCGCGGCCGGATCGTGCGGGTGGCGCGAAGCAAGCCGAGGTTCGCTCGGCGATCTCCTCCGGCGCGGTGTTCGTGGGCGAGCGGGGGCAGCGGCTGACGCCGCGCGCCGTCCAGCTGCTGGTGCGCCGCCTGCTGGACCTTGTGAGCGAGGGGCAGAAGATCACGACGCATTCGCTGAGGCACTCGTTCGCCACCCACCTGCTCGACGCGGGGGCGGACCTGAGGGCGGTGCAGGAGCTGCTGGGCCACGCCTCGCTGTCGACGACCCAGATCTACACCCACACCAGCGTCGAGCGGCTGAAGCACGTCTATCACCAGGCACACCCGAGAGCCTAG